The following are encoded together in the Bradyrhizobium sp. CCGUVB1N3 genome:
- a CDS encoding alpha/beta hydrolase — MRWRTYVATIALALLSCRANAADEDAPNRAPVKAVADARLAVGDQGLLPLYLSSDWALPLPSITRAVIVLHGRLRNADVYYKSARTAQAAAGQEGKATIMIVPQFLAQVDIDAYKLPDETLRWSLEGWEGGEAALAPNPASSFEALDAILAKLGDRRIFPNLKQVVVAGHSGGAQVAQRYAIAGRGEATLARQHIEVRYVVANPSSYAYFSSERPEPSIAASCAGYDNWKYGMEVRPPYLSDAAPAALEQRYVEREVIYLLGTRDTNPEHSALDKSCMARAQGPYRYARGHAYADAMARRDHGTPNHKLFDVAGVGHDGDKMLTSTCGLAALFDLPGCTADR, encoded by the coding sequence ATGAGATGGCGGACATATGTCGCAACGATTGCGTTGGCGCTGCTGTCGTGTCGCGCGAATGCCGCCGATGAGGACGCGCCCAACCGCGCGCCGGTGAAGGCGGTCGCTGATGCCCGCCTTGCGGTCGGCGACCAGGGCCTCTTGCCACTTTATCTCTCCAGCGATTGGGCGCTGCCGCTGCCGTCGATCACCCGCGCCGTCATCGTGCTGCACGGGCGGCTGCGCAATGCGGACGTCTATTACAAGTCAGCGCGAACGGCGCAGGCGGCGGCCGGCCAGGAGGGCAAGGCCACCATCATGATCGTTCCGCAGTTTCTGGCGCAGGTCGATATCGATGCGTACAAGCTGCCCGACGAGACGCTGCGCTGGTCGCTGGAGGGATGGGAGGGCGGCGAGGCTGCACTCGCGCCGAACCCGGCCTCTTCGTTCGAGGCACTCGATGCGATCCTCGCCAAGCTCGGCGACCGGCGGATCTTTCCGAACCTCAAGCAGGTCGTGGTCGCCGGTCATTCCGGCGGCGCCCAGGTCGCGCAGCGTTATGCCATCGCCGGCAGGGGCGAGGCGACGCTGGCGCGCCAGCACATCGAGGTGCGCTACGTCGTCGCCAATCCGTCATCCTATGCGTATTTCAGTAGCGAGCGGCCCGAGCCGTCGATCGCCGCCTCCTGCGCCGGCTACGACAACTGGAAATACGGCATGGAGGTGCGGCCTCCTTATCTCAGCGACGCCGCGCCCGCCGCGCTCGAGCAGCGCTATGTCGAGCGCGAGGTGATTTATCTGCTCGGCACGCGCGATACCAACCCTGAGCATTCGGCGCTGGACAAGAGCTGCATGGCGCGCGCGCAAGGACCCTATCGCTACGCCCGCGGCCACGCCTATGCGGACGCGATGGCCAGGCGCGACCACGGCACGCCCAATCACAAGCTGTTCGACGTCGCCGGCGTCGGTCACGACGGCGACAAGATGCTGACCTCGACATGCGGGCTCGCAGCGCTGTTCGATCTGCCGGGCTGCACCGCGGACCGCTGA
- a CDS encoding YidB family protein produces the protein MGLLDVLNGMQNGPRGSSTPSSSQESSGGMSPMTMAILGLLAWKTFKHLTAGQGGAAPQSSPLPPPTQANAGGGALPGGAPGGGGLSDVLKGGLGGLLAGGAAGSVLSGGLGDLLNQLQQGGHGETANSWVGKGQNKPIAPGDLANALGADQIQSLSAQSGLSRDELLSGLSQYLPQVIDHLTPDGRLPTDNELSGRI, from the coding sequence ATGGGTCTACTCGACGTCCTCAACGGCATGCAGAACGGCCCGCGCGGGTCGAGCACGCCGAGCTCCTCGCAAGAATCCTCCGGCGGCATGTCGCCGATGACCATGGCAATCCTTGGTCTGTTGGCGTGGAAAACGTTCAAGCATTTGACGGCCGGCCAAGGCGGCGCGGCGCCGCAATCGTCACCATTGCCGCCGCCCACGCAGGCCAATGCCGGCGGCGGAGCACTTCCGGGCGGCGCACCCGGCGGCGGCGGTCTCAGCGACGTGCTCAAGGGCGGCCTCGGCGGCCTGCTCGCGGGCGGCGCCGCCGGCAGCGTGCTCAGCGGCGGACTCGGCGATCTCCTCAACCAGCTTCAGCAGGGTGGCCACGGCGAAACGGCGAATTCCTGGGTCGGCAAGGGTCAGAACAAGCCGATCGCACCGGGCGACCTCGCCAACGCACTCGGCGCCGACCAGATCCAGAGCCTGTCCGCCCAGAGCGGCCTGTCGCGCGACGAACTCCTGTCCGGTCTCAGCCAGTATCTGCCGCAGGTGATCGACCACCTGACGCCGGACGGACGGCTGCCGACCGATAACGAGCTGTCGGGCCGGATCTGA
- a CDS encoding amidohydrolase/deacetylase family metallohydrolase encodes MPFDLILRGGRVVDPSQKLDAVTDVAFSGGKVAAIGSGLKADPGTDVRDVSRYIVTPGLIDLHTHVYWGGTSLGIDAEEFCRLSGVTTAIDTGSAGPGNFAGFRKHVIEPSQVRILAYLHVSHAGIFGFSHKVMVGESEELRLMNPIDAARVADANRDLIVGIKVRVGLHASGTSGIVPLDIALEVAEEVGMPLMAHIDHPPPSYEEVLARLRPGDVLTHAFRPFPNTPATAQGTVKKVVLEARERGVIFDIGHGKGSFAFKTARAMLANGFYPDTISSDIHLLCIDGPAFDQVTTMSKFLCMGMSLSDVVAASTVNAAMALRRPELGSLKVGSVGDATLITVREGQFDYVDVVGEHLTGSQKIVSEGVVIGGRWWHPK; translated from the coding sequence ATGCCTTTTGACCTGATCCTGCGCGGCGGACGGGTCGTTGACCCCTCGCAGAAGCTCGACGCCGTGACGGATGTTGCGTTTTCGGGTGGCAAGGTCGCGGCGATCGGCAGCGGGCTTAAGGCAGATCCGGGGACCGATGTGCGCGACGTTTCACGCTACATCGTAACACCCGGCCTGATCGATTTGCACACCCATGTCTATTGGGGCGGCACCTCGCTCGGCATCGATGCCGAGGAGTTTTGCCGTCTCTCCGGCGTGACCACCGCGATCGACACCGGTAGCGCCGGCCCCGGCAATTTCGCCGGCTTCCGCAAGCATGTGATCGAGCCGAGCCAGGTTCGCATCCTCGCCTATTTGCACGTCTCGCACGCCGGCATCTTCGGTTTCTCGCACAAGGTGATGGTCGGCGAGAGCGAGGAGCTGCGGCTGATGAACCCCATCGATGCCGCCAGGGTGGCGGACGCCAACCGCGATCTCATCGTCGGGATCAAGGTGCGGGTCGGCCTGCACGCCTCGGGCACCTCGGGGATCGTGCCACTCGATATCGCGCTCGAAGTGGCCGAGGAGGTCGGCATGCCCCTGATGGCGCATATCGACCATCCGCCGCCGAGCTATGAAGAGGTGCTCGCGCGGCTGCGTCCCGGTGACGTGCTCACCCATGCCTTCCGCCCGTTCCCGAACACGCCTGCGACCGCGCAAGGCACGGTGAAGAAGGTGGTGCTGGAGGCGCGCGAGCGCGGTGTGATCTTCGACATCGGCCACGGCAAGGGCTCGTTCGCCTTCAAGACCGCGCGCGCGATGCTGGCGAACGGGTTCTATCCGGACACCATCTCCTCCGACATCCATTTGCTCTGTATCGATGGTCCAGCCTTCGATCAGGTGACGACCATGTCGAAATTCTTGTGCATGGGGATGTCGCTGTCCGACGTGGTTGCGGCCTCGACCGTCAACGCCGCGATGGCGCTGCGCCGGCCGGAGCTCGGCAGCCTCAAGGTGGGCAGCGTCGGCGACGCCACGCTGATCACGGTTCGCGAAGGGCAGTTCGACTATGTCGACGTCGTCGGCGAGCACCTGACGGGTAGCCAGAAAATCGTATCCGAAGGCGTCGTCATCGGCGGCCGCTGGTGGCATCCGAAGTAG
- a CDS encoding 2-dehydropantoate 2-reductase — MVTERPIAVAGAGAIGCFVGGKLAAAGRRVALLVRPRVKTQIERFGLRLTDFDGSEQQLSAGQLALSEDASIFHSVGVVLVTVKSADTVEVAELIARHAPEDAVIVSLQNGVGNVAILRDRLPGRRVLAGMVPFNVIAMGEGRFHRSTSGDIHVEKDQADTAAALSVPGVAMRASPDITGVQWGKLIINLNNALSALSDMPLAAQLASRDWRRLFADQMAEGLAAMNAAGINPVSATPIPPRWTPTLLRLPDMIFNVILGRTMKIDPEARSSMWQDLKQGRKTEIDYLQGAIIALADQHGVDVPLCRRIAALIRETESAGQGPPRLTPQQIRSGA, encoded by the coding sequence GTGGTGACGGAACGACCGATCGCCGTGGCTGGCGCAGGCGCCATCGGCTGCTTCGTCGGCGGCAAGCTCGCGGCGGCCGGGCGCCGCGTGGCGCTTTTGGTCCGGCCGCGGGTGAAGACGCAGATCGAGCGGTTCGGCCTGCGGTTGACGGATTTCGACGGCAGCGAGCAGCAGCTCTCTGCGGGCCAGCTCGCGCTGTCCGAGGATGCCTCGATTTTTCACAGTGTTGGCGTGGTCCTGGTGACGGTGAAGAGCGCCGACACGGTTGAGGTCGCCGAGCTGATCGCCCGGCACGCGCCGGAGGATGCCGTCATCGTCTCCCTGCAGAACGGGGTCGGCAATGTGGCAATCCTGCGCGACAGGCTGCCGGGGCGGCGCGTGCTCGCCGGTATGGTGCCGTTCAACGTGATCGCAATGGGCGAGGGGCGCTTCCATCGCTCCACCTCCGGCGACATTCACGTCGAGAAAGATCAGGCCGATACCGCTGCGGCGCTGTCTGTGCCGGGCGTTGCGATGCGCGCGAGTCCCGATATCACTGGCGTGCAGTGGGGCAAGCTGATCATCAATCTGAACAATGCGCTGAGCGCCCTGTCCGACATGCCGCTTGCCGCGCAGCTCGCGAGCCGGGACTGGCGACGATTGTTTGCGGACCAGATGGCCGAGGGGCTTGCGGCGATGAATGCGGCGGGGATCAACCCGGTGTCGGCGACGCCGATCCCGCCGCGCTGGACACCGACGCTGCTGCGGCTGCCCGACATGATCTTCAACGTGATCCTGGGGCGGACGATGAAGATCGATCCCGAGGCGCGCTCCTCGATGTGGCAGGACCTGAAGCAGGGGCGCAAGACCGAGATCGACTATCTGCAAGGGGCGATCATCGCGCTGGCGGACCAGCATGGTGTAGACGTGCCGCTGTGCCGCCGCATTGCTGCGCTGATCAGGGAGACGGAAAGCGCAGGGCAAGGCCCGCCGCGCCTGACGCCGCAGCAGATCCGCAGTGGTGCGTGA
- a CDS encoding ABC transporter substrate-binding protein — protein MVHVSRRKLLQLAAVAPSALPVAWTSLASAASGKKILTAVMQSDLRVTDPGFTTAIITRDHGYMVYDTLLGIDSSFKVRPQMADWTVSADKLTYTFTLRDGLKWHDGAPVTAEDCVASLKRWGTSVDGMARKLMDFTAGIEAPDAKTIVLKLKEPYGLVLETIAKPSSICAFMMPKRLAETPISKQIPEQIGSGPFKFVAAEFQPGVKAVYEKNTDYVPRKEPAEWTSGGKVVKVDRVEWLTMPDAQTALNALQSGDVDFVETPPFDLLPLLESNPDINTAILNKFGFQSFGRMNFLHPPFDNVKIRRAAMLAINQKDVLDAQIGNPKYYKLCGAFFICDTPFASDEGGETLIKGNGMAEAKKALAESGYDGTPVVILAPGDQILLKAQPIVVAQLLREAGFKVDLQAMDWQTVVTRRANQKPPKEGGWNMFFTYQGAADSMNPLVNGAMVGKGKEGGWFGWSEDPKLEQLRDAFARATSPEEQKKIALDVQKEAYDQVIYVPLGQFQAPSAWRKSLTGVIDGPATPLFWNVDKNE, from the coding sequence ATGGTTCACGTCTCGCGCCGGAAACTGCTTCAGCTTGCGGCTGTTGCGCCATCGGCACTTCCCGTTGCATGGACGTCGCTTGCATCTGCCGCGAGCGGAAAGAAGATCCTGACGGCGGTGATGCAATCGGACTTGCGCGTCACCGATCCCGGCTTCACGACAGCCATCATCACCCGCGACCATGGCTACATGGTCTACGATACGCTGCTCGGCATCGATTCCAGCTTCAAGGTGCGGCCGCAGATGGCCGATTGGACGGTGTCCGCGGACAAGCTGACCTACACCTTCACCTTGCGCGACGGCCTGAAGTGGCATGACGGCGCGCCGGTGACGGCGGAGGATTGCGTCGCCTCGCTGAAGCGCTGGGGCACGAGCGTCGACGGCATGGCGCGCAAGCTGATGGACTTCACGGCAGGCATCGAAGCCCCCGATGCCAAGACGATCGTCCTCAAGCTGAAGGAGCCCTATGGCCTCGTGCTGGAGACGATCGCCAAGCCATCGTCGATCTGCGCCTTCATGATGCCGAAGCGGCTGGCCGAAACCCCGATCAGCAAGCAGATTCCGGAGCAGATCGGCTCCGGTCCGTTCAAGTTCGTGGCTGCCGAATTCCAGCCCGGCGTGAAAGCCGTTTACGAAAAGAACACCGACTACGTGCCGCGCAAGGAGCCGGCCGAATGGACGTCGGGCGGCAAGGTGGTCAAGGTCGACCGTGTCGAGTGGCTGACGATGCCGGACGCGCAGACCGCGCTCAACGCGCTGCAATCCGGCGATGTCGATTTCGTTGAAACGCCGCCGTTCGACCTGCTGCCCCTGCTCGAATCCAACCCGGACATCAACACCGCAATCCTGAACAAATTCGGCTTCCAATCGTTCGGCCGGATGAACTTCCTGCATCCGCCGTTCGACAATGTGAAGATTCGCCGCGCCGCAATGCTCGCGATCAACCAGAAGGACGTGCTCGACGCGCAGATCGGCAATCCCAAATACTACAAGCTCTGCGGCGCATTCTTCATCTGCGACACGCCGTTCGCCAGCGACGAGGGCGGCGAGACCCTGATCAAGGGCAACGGCATGGCGGAAGCCAAGAAGGCCTTGGCGGAATCCGGCTATGACGGCACACCCGTCGTGATCCTGGCGCCGGGCGACCAGATCCTGCTGAAAGCGCAGCCGATCGTGGTCGCACAGCTCCTGCGCGAGGCCGGTTTCAAGGTCGATCTCCAGGCAATGGACTGGCAGACCGTGGTCACGCGTCGAGCCAACCAGAAACCGCCGAAGGAAGGCGGCTGGAACATGTTCTTCACCTACCAGGGCGCCGCCGACTCGATGAATCCGCTCGTCAATGGCGCGATGGTCGGCAAGGGCAAGGAGGGTGGCTGGTTCGGATGGTCCGAAGATCCCAAGCTCGAGCAGCTGCGCGACGCCTTTGCCCGCGCCACCTCACCGGAAGAGCAGAAGAAGATCGCCCTCGACGTGCAGAAGGAAGCCTACGATCAGGTGATCTACGTCCCGCTCGGCCAGTTCCAGGCGCCGAGCGCCTGGCGCAAATCGCTGACCGGCGTGATCGACGGCCCGGCGACGCCGCTGTTCTGGAATGTGGACAAGAACGAGTGA
- a CDS encoding SPFH domain-containing protein produces MNLNGFDSAWLIQPALWAAAAVAFLILLRVANIFRYIPNNQVGIVEKLWTTKGSIEGGFIALNGEAGYEPEVLRGGLHVFFPFMYRIHKSDLVTVGQGKIAYVFARDGAPLAASQVLGANDSEDKSDFEDARRFLLGGGQKGPQRKILREGTYAINTTQFAIITDDRVHGHALSEQERGVLDAMQLTIAERWGFAPVVLAADHDLVGIVTVHDGPSLPSGEIIAPEVGVGLRDRETFHNNFQEPEQFLRAGGYRGRQLQVIVEGTWYINRLFATVEAVPKTVIPVGNVGVVIFYTGPQSDDVSGEQYRHGELVVNGGRGVWRDPLLPGKYAFNTYAGKIEIIPTVNFILKWVRGEVGAMKLDENLSEISLITKDAFEPTLPLSVVMHIDYKKAPMIIQRFGDVKKLVEQTLDPMVSAFFKNIAQKMTLIELLQNRASVQEESAGQMKAKFASYSLDLQEVLIGTPRAAAGDHTIEDILIQLRSRQIAREQIETYQEQEKAAVQERALNEAKATAAAQSALTQSLIQIKVNENEGAAAFARAQKDAETRKVTAAAVGEQSRLEGQGEADRVLAVGAANAQATKLSVEAYGGPEFRLAEQNFTKFADALTKINQPLVPQFLMSGGPGQETGNAGLIPTAMLSSMFGRMMPDALERLKDEAPKAARKPNGQ; encoded by the coding sequence ATGAACCTCAATGGTTTCGATAGCGCCTGGCTGATCCAGCCGGCGCTGTGGGCCGCGGCGGCGGTCGCGTTTCTGATCCTGCTGCGGGTCGCCAATATTTTTCGTTACATCCCGAACAACCAGGTCGGCATCGTCGAGAAGCTGTGGACGACCAAGGGCTCGATCGAAGGCGGCTTCATCGCGCTGAATGGCGAAGCCGGCTATGAGCCGGAAGTCCTTCGCGGCGGCCTGCACGTGTTCTTTCCGTTCATGTACCGGATCCACAAGTCGGATCTCGTCACGGTCGGACAGGGCAAGATCGCCTATGTGTTCGCGCGTGACGGCGCACCGCTCGCCGCTTCGCAGGTGCTCGGCGCCAATGACAGCGAGGACAAGTCTGACTTCGAGGACGCGCGTCGATTCCTGCTTGGCGGTGGCCAGAAGGGGCCGCAGCGAAAGATTCTGCGGGAAGGCACCTATGCGATCAACACGACGCAGTTCGCGATCATCACCGACGATCGCGTCCACGGTCATGCCCTGAGCGAGCAGGAGCGCGGCGTGCTCGACGCCATGCAGCTCACGATCGCCGAGCGATGGGGCTTTGCGCCCGTCGTGCTCGCGGCCGATCACGACCTCGTCGGCATCGTCACGGTGCATGACGGCCCGTCGCTGCCTTCAGGCGAGATCATCGCACCCGAAGTCGGCGTCGGCTTGCGCGACCGGGAGACCTTTCACAACAATTTCCAGGAGCCCGAGCAATTCCTGCGGGCCGGCGGCTATCGCGGCCGGCAGCTCCAGGTCATCGTCGAGGGCACCTGGTACATCAACCGCCTGTTCGCGACCGTCGAGGCGGTGCCGAAGACCGTGATCCCGGTCGGCAATGTCGGCGTCGTCATCTTCTACACCGGACCGCAGTCCGACGACGTGTCGGGCGAGCAGTATCGGCACGGCGAGCTCGTCGTCAACGGCGGCCGCGGTGTCTGGCGGGATCCGCTGCTGCCCGGCAAATACGCGTTCAACACCTATGCCGGCAAGATCGAGATCATCCCGACCGTCAACTTCATCCTGAAATGGGTGCGCGGCGAGGTCGGTGCGATGAAGCTCGATGAGAATCTGTCAGAGATCTCGCTGATCACCAAGGACGCCTTCGAGCCGACGCTGCCGCTCTCGGTGGTGATGCACATCGACTACAAGAAGGCGCCGATGATCATCCAGCGCTTCGGCGACGTGAAGAAGCTCGTCGAGCAGACGCTCGATCCGATGGTCAGCGCGTTCTTCAAGAATATCGCGCAGAAGATGACCTTGATCGAACTGCTCCAGAACCGCGCGTCGGTCCAGGAGGAATCGGCGGGGCAGATGAAGGCGAAGTTCGCAAGCTACTCGCTCGACCTCCAGGAGGTCCTGATAGGCACGCCGCGCGCCGCCGCTGGCGACCACACGATCGAGGACATCCTGATCCAGCTCCGCTCGCGCCAGATCGCGCGCGAGCAGATCGAGACCTACCAGGAGCAGGAGAAGGCCGCGGTGCAGGAGCGCGCGCTCAACGAGGCCAAGGCGACAGCGGCCGCGCAGTCGGCGCTGACGCAGTCGCTGATCCAGATCAAGGTCAACGAGAACGAGGGCGCCGCGGCATTCGCACGCGCGCAGAAGGATGCCGAGACCCGAAAGGTGACGGCGGCCGCGGTCGGCGAGCAGTCGCGGCTCGAAGGCCAGGGCGAAGCCGACCGGGTGCTCGCGGTCGGCGCTGCGAATGCGCAGGCGACAAAACTCTCGGTCGAGGCCTATGGCGGGCCGGAGTTCCGGCTGGCCGAGCAGAACTTCACGAAGTTCGCAGACGCCCTGACGAAGATCAACCAGCCGCTGGTGCCGCAATTCCTGATGTCCGGCGGACCGGGCCAGGAGACCGGCAATGCGGGCCTGATCCCGACCGCGATGCTGAGCTCGATGTTCGGCCGCATGATGCCGGATGCGCTGGAGCGGCTGAAGGATGAGGCGCCCAAGGCGGCCCGCAAGCCCAACGGCCAGTAA
- a CDS encoding GlsB/YeaQ/YmgE family stress response membrane protein — protein MGGIIWVIIVGFIAGLIARWLMPGPKNPQGFILTTVLGIVGAFLATFIGQAIGHYSLDQGAGFITATIGAVVVLFIWHRLVASGVIKG, from the coding sequence ATGGGCGGGATTATCTGGGTCATCATCGTCGGTTTCATCGCCGGCCTCATCGCGCGCTGGCTGATGCCGGGACCGAAAAATCCGCAGGGCTTCATCCTCACCACCGTCCTCGGCATCGTCGGCGCGTTTCTCGCAACGTTTATCGGCCAGGCCATCGGCCATTACAGCCTGGACCAGGGTGCCGGCTTCATCACCGCCACGATCGGCGCGGTGGTGGTGCTGTTCATCTGGCACCGCCTGGTGGCGAGCGGCGTGATCAAGGGTTGA
- a CDS encoding VOC family protein encodes MIESISAITLATHDMPRAVGFYRSLGFEILHGGEAGSFTSFRAGPGYLNLIAQPADKHWSWWGRVIFYVADVDALHQRALAAGWQPSTSPRDAEWGERYFHLTDPDGHELSFARPLS; translated from the coding sequence ATGATCGAGAGCATCAGCGCCATCACGCTCGCCACCCATGACATGCCGCGTGCCGTCGGCTTTTACCGTTCGCTGGGCTTTGAGATTCTGCACGGCGGCGAAGCCGGTTCGTTCACGAGCTTCCGCGCCGGTCCCGGCTATCTCAACCTGATCGCCCAGCCCGCGGACAAGCACTGGTCCTGGTGGGGCCGCGTCATCTTCTACGTCGCCGACGTCGATGCGCTCCATCAGCGTGCGCTCGCGGCCGGATGGCAGCCCTCGACCAGCCCACGCGATGCCGAATGGGGCGAGCGCTACTTCCATCTCACCGACCCCGACGGCCACGAGCTCAGTTTTGCAAGGCCGTTGTCCTGA
- a CDS encoding GYD domain-containing protein → MVAYVVLGNFTDQGIRNVKDSPKRADAFKEMAKTFGVTVKEIVWTQGRYDFVTLLDAPDEAAAMSLSVSVGALGNVRTETLRAFSAADMTKIVGKML, encoded by the coding sequence ATGGTGGCCTATGTCGTGCTGGGAAACTTCACCGATCAGGGAATCCGGAACGTCAAGGATTCACCGAAGCGGGCCGATGCTTTCAAGGAAATGGCGAAGACGTTCGGCGTGACCGTGAAGGAGATCGTCTGGACGCAGGGGCGGTATGACTTTGTGACCCTCCTCGACGCACCAGATGAGGCCGCGGCCATGTCGCTCAGCGTCAGTGTTGGCGCACTCGGCAATGTCCGCACGGAAACGCTACGCGCGTTTTCGGCGGCGGACATGACGAAGATCGTCGGCAAAATGCTCTGA